The following coding sequences are from one Sesamum indicum cultivar Zhongzhi No. 13 linkage group LG11, S_indicum_v1.0, whole genome shotgun sequence window:
- the LOC105173111 gene encoding F-box/kelch-repeat protein At3g61590-like, which yields MAAETSWVSHCFDNLANQTLEYESFSEINDETEKEAASAVSLDLILPDDLLERILAYLPIASIFRAGCVCKRWHEIVTSERFLYTSHVASQKPWYFMFTSSDEPVGYAYDPILRKWYCIDLPCIQTSNWFIASSCGLVCFMDNESRSELYVCNPITRHCKGLDEPPGPKFSDYSALAVSVDRASHYYNISIVKSKQVPGNFFQWDLSIHLYDSEAMTWVTTLTEILMGWRAGDESVICDGVLYFLIYSTGGGGPDNRHGLIMYNLRSRSPHGLLMRSFIPAPCSLTCGRLMNLKEKLIMVGGIGKQDRPDIIKGIGIWLLKGREWQEIARMPHKFFQGFGEFDDVFASSGTDDLIYIQSYGSPTLLIFDVNQKQWKWSQKCPVTKRFPLQLFTGFCFEPRLEVGP from the coding sequence ATGGCGGCAGAAACGTCATGGGTCAGTCATTGCTTTGACAACTTGGCAAATCAAACCCTGGAGTACGAGTCATTCTCAGAAATTAATGATGAAACTGAGAAGGAGGCTGCCTCTGCGGTTTctttggatttaattttgccCGATGATCTATTGGAACGAATACTAGCCTATCTCCCCATTGCCAGCATCTTTAGGGCTGGCTGTGTGTGTAAAAGATGGCATGAGATAGTAACATCAGAAAGGTTTCTCTATACTTCTCATGTCGCGTCGCAAAAGCCTTGGTACTTTATGTTCACGAGCTCAGATGAACCAGTTGGTTATGCTTATGATCCGATCCTCCGAAAGTGGTACTGCATTGACCTCCCCTGCATTCAGACATCCAATTGGTTCATCGCTTCGTCATGTGGGTTAGTATGTTTTATGGACAATGAAAGCAGAAGCGAGTTGTATGTTTGTAACCCGATAACAAGACATTGCAAGGGGCTTGATGAGCCTCCGGGCCCGAAATTCTCTGATTATAGTGCACTGGCAGTCTCTGTCGACAGAGCGTCTCACTATTACAATATCTCTATTGTTAAATCTAAGCAAGTTCCTGGAAACTTCTTCCAGTGGGATCTATCTATCCATTTATATGATTCGGAAGCAATGACATGGGTGACAACTCTGACAGAGATTTTAATGGGGTGGAGGGCCGGTGACGAAAGTGTGATCTGCGATGGGGTATTGTACTTCCTAATTTACTCGACAGGAGGTGGTGGCCCCGACAACCGGCATGGACTCATCATGTACAACCTCAGAAGCCGATCTCCCCATGGTTTATTGATGAGGAGTTTCATACCGGCCCCATGTTCTCTTACATGTGGCCGTCTGATGAACCTAAAGGAAAAGCTTATAATGGTCGGAGGCATCGGGAAGCAAGATCGGCCCGACATCATTAAGGGGATCGGAATATGGCTTCTGAAAGGGAGAGAGTGGCAAGAAATAGCCCGAATGCCACATAAGTTCTTCCAAGGCTTTGGGGAGTTTGATGATGTCTTTGCTAGCAGCGGTACAGACGACCTCATATACATCCAGAGCTACGGATCGCCCACCCTCCTTATTTTCGACGTAAATCAGAAGCAATGGAAGTGGTCGCAGAAATGCCCTGTGACAAAGAGGTTTCCCCTTCAGCTCTTTACTGGTTTTTGCTTTGAGCCTAGACTGGAAGTTGGTCCATAG
- the LOC105173112 gene encoding uncharacterized protein LOC105173112, which produces MEMQILEIDLISAQGLKTPSGNLRRLQTYAVTWINSAAKLRTCTDSLGGENPNWNDKFLFRVSNEFISRETSAVAVEIFVVGRIKDILIGSVRFLLSTCLKRATPLASGSTGTPVFTAVQIRRPSGRFQGVLNIAAAVYHSSDYAILEKVSAVSFRELMEKKESESRRQRRLSRGGSRRSQQSSGESCDSVDSTASSSSAASKALKEWNSVREMAGKTKGAKSDGGGSFCGLMMQRKIPFCPSDQNLEFWADSFKEND; this is translated from the coding sequence ATGGAGATGCAGATTTTGGAGATTGATTTGATCTCCGCCCAGGGTCTGAAGACGCCTTCAGGTAACTTGCGTCGGTTGCAGACCTATGCCGTCACCTGGATTAACTCAGCGGCGAAGCTCCGAACCTGTACCGACTCACTCGGCGGAGAAAACCCCAACTGGAACGACAAATTTCTGTTCCGAGTGTCCAATGAGTTCATTTCCAGGGAGACCTCCGCCGTCGCCGTTGAGATCTTCGTCGTCGGACGTATCAAGGATATTCTAATTGGCAGTGTACGTTTTCTCCTGAGCACGTGTCTTAAGAGGGCGACGCCTCTGGCGTCCGGCTCAACCGGTACACCCGTGTTTACCGCCGTGCAGATCCGGCGTCCGTCCGGCAGATTCCAAGGCGTCCTCAACATTGCTGCCGCGGTGTACCATTCTTCCGATTACGCGATACTCGAGAAAGTCTCGGCGGTGAGTTTCCGAGAGCTGATGGAAAAGAAGGAGAGCGAGTCGCGTCGGCAGCGGAGGCTGAGCCGAGGTGGATCGAGGAGGAGCCAGCAGTCTTCCGGAGAGTCTTGTGACAGCGTGGACTCAACGGCATCGTCCTCATCTGCGGCTTCAAAGGCGTTGAAGGAATGGAACTCCGTTCGAGAAATGGCGGGAAAGACGAAAGGGGCAAAATCCGACGGTGGGGGGTCTTTTTGTGGGTTGATGATGCAGAGGAAGATTCCATTCTGTCCGTCAGATCAGAATCTCGAGTTCTGGGCGGATTCTTTTAAAGAGAATGATTGA
- the LOC105173114 gene encoding BAG family molecular chaperone regulator 6, which yields MDPIYKNMQSYPYQKDQLHYGPGYYPGNEAVPMPMYVNPVQPPPMNHQCWPWASNYGYVPPVACHGCCNHTYFPNHYAWGSPYSHVPPVHCPGTYPPFPVRYAPPPSYPMEQPRYEYEKIVPRDHHCCGCPNHIPNQKQQKNVRIEEEEPDGERGKNDSLVPFQLKNKPPHIVWLPRDYSNNREHGMVNNSEGLKGGSVNVPPHDNGKTVEQQPAFWNGWYPVDLNNLVSSKPRGDGERNHSQQDNGKGSFPFPLLWIPYNAGQHENEGNKVNGANMRQSFGSQKSSGSEQNSTITGDKIGGQSSPRAKDIPVREVKQQEDKDISSNKDKERDASMKGTPDNGAVKLDNGEKKDPKDGAKRKSTSPPKSPKLPPVCLRVDPLPRRKSANGTSRSPSPPGDKQNPDKPSNKTSKAHNPSESKEPDNIHKDEFKKDKGQKTIEVVDGKTPQGKSRDANMETRIVVPPKSEEISINKREEKSEEENISQKQAETDAEVTRGHIEDAESARGKNEESFRTEEVGADEVKESSKTKLSEEEAAVIIQSAYRGFDIRRWESIKKLKQIAKVRDQIDEVKHLIQAMESSPDSQGHSKQRNIIAETIMSLLLKLDMVQGLHPSIREVRKSVVRELVSLQEKLDSLTNESENTSGKESVTRRKGDALNKTDKVISSQNADEKPSHLLEVQQNQLDRGSNFENLQSFEATPIAYPSDLLEAQESQLDRGSNYENLQSFEATPTGEEQCEKEKEAAESVSELAIEGEDEMSNEVHQSGEEQCEKEKEKAESVSELTIEGEDEKSIEVHQNVVSSIEEADEPGQSSETPLLQNESSGAGADFVPAHDDRLESESTELPLGVLGESKNHREIDGETSKDGDFKQPVEGLVEEHIAPEFHEDTAGEENKEHIASESHEDTLGKENKEHVELHKLLNLPPSEVNVQSDAEETSPTNEPLNNCKLDIKSRTEEEVDDKADGGAVLPPENVNAAMCKSSEASDKEIVLIPESCKGEVAACNILRDDFQNDTKTSAEEVLDAPTENETPCQPPREGISEQEISPINETVNTYEAAIITKVKETAEDKSEVDKADSGECYCYTRQTESVYAGIYDHEGQMMEACREENETRLDTTAMEASTRKGREDITEHSLPPKDLEEQGLEDAIDNEDQNTTHDGMDVASDGAKDMSITQVDPSVRQVSPAKDELTENNKKLMEENERLRDMMQKLIKSGEEQLTAISSLSGRVKDLERRLSRKKKLKLKQCKAPRSSADGSAKQRTLGVAM from the exons ATGGATCCTATATATAAGAACATGCAGTCATATCCCTACCAGAAGGATCAACTACATTATGGGCCTGGTTATTATCCAGGAAATGAAGCTGTCCCAATGCCAATGTATGTGAATCCTGTTCAACCTCCTCCGATGAATCACCAATGTTGGCCGTGGGCCAGCAACTACGGCTACGTGCCTCCGGTAGCATGCCATGGTTGCTGTAACCATACTTATTTCCCAAACCATTATGCTTGGGGATCTCCTTATTCTCATGTGCCACCTGTTCATTGTCCTGGAACTTATCCTCCTTTTCCAGTTCGGTATGCTCCTCCACCGAGTTATCCAATGGAGCAGCCACGGTatgaatatgaaaaaattgtgCCCAGGGATCATCATTGTTGCGGGTGCCCTAATCATATACCCAACCAGAAACAACAGAAAAATGTAAGGATTGAAGAGGAAGAACCTGATGGGGAAAGGGGGAAGAATGACTCTCTGGTTccatttcaattaaaaaacaaacctCCGCATATTGTGTGGCTTCCACGTGATTACAGTAACAATAGAGAGCATGGGATGGTTAATAACTCGGAGGGTCTGAAAGGTGGGTCCGTTAACGTGCCGCCCCATGATAATGGGAAAACTGTTGAGCAGCAGCCAGCTTTCTGGAATGGATGGTATCCTGTTGATTTGAATAATCTGGTATCGTCAAAGCCAAGGGGAGATGGAGAAAGAAACCATTCTCAGCAAGATAATGGTAAGGGAAGTTTTCCATTTCCATTACTCTGGATACCATATAACGCCGGGCAACACGAAAATGAAGGAAACAAGGTGAACGGTGCCAATATGAGACAGAGCTTCGGATCACAGAAGAGTTCTGGCAGTGAGCAAAACTCCACTATCACTGGAGATAAAATTGGTGGCCAATCTTCCCCTCGGGCAAAAGATATCCCTGTGAGGGAAGTGAAGCAACAGGAGGATAAGGATATTTCCAGTAACAAGGATAAAGAAAGAGATGCCTCTATGAAAGGCACCCCTGATAATGGAGCAGTGAAACTTGATAATGGAGAAAAGAAGGATCCTAAAGATGGTGCTAAGAGAAAGTCCACTTCTCCTCCTAAATCACCGAAGCTACCTCCTGTCTGTTTGCGAGTTGACCCCTTGCCCAGGAGGAAAAGTGCAAATGGAACCTCACGTTCTCCAAGTCCTCCCGGTGACAAACAGAATCCAGACAAGCCTTCCAATAAAACAAGCAAGGCCCATAATCCATCAGAAAGTAAAGAGCCAGATAACATCCATAAGGATGAATTTAAGAAAGACAAGGGGCAAAAAACCATTGAGGTTGTTGATGGGAAAACCCCGCAAGGAAAAAGCAGGGATGCAAACATGGAAACACGTATCGTTGTTCCTCCCAAGTCGGAAGaaatttcaatcaataaaAGAGAGGAAAAATCTGAAGAGGAAAATATTTCTCAGAAACAAGCTGAAACTGATGCAGAAGTTACCAGAGGTCACATAGAAGATGCTGAATCTGCAAGAGGGAAGAATGAAGAATCATTCAGAACTGAAGAAGTGGGAGCAGATGAAGTAAAGGAATCTAGTAAAACAAAACTGTCGGAGGAGGAAGCAGCTGTCATTATTCAATCAGCTTACAGAGGCTTTGATATACGCAGGTGGGAATCCATAAAGAAGCTGAAACAGATAGCCAAAGTGCGAGACCAGATAGATGAGGTAAAGCATCTTATTCAAGCCATGGAATCATCTCCTGATAGCCAAGGCCATAGCAAGCAAAGGAACATTATTGCAGAAACTATAATGAGCCTTCTGCTAAAACTGGACATGGTTCAG GGGTTGCATCCGAGCATCAGGGAAGTCAGAAAATCTGTGGTGAGAGAGCTTGTGAGTCTTCAGGAGAAACTCGACTCCTTAACGAATGAATCTGAAAATACATCTGGAAAGGAGTCAGTCACAAGACGGAAAGGAGATGCTTTGAACAAGACTGACAAGGTTATATCATCCCAGAATGCAGATGAAAAGCCATCTCATTTATTGGAGGTACAACAGAACCAGCTTGATAGAGGATCAAACTTTGAGAACTTGCAAAGTTTTGAGGCAACTCCAATTGCTTACCCATCTGATTTATTGGAGGCACAAGAGAGCCAGCTAGATAGAGGATCTAACTATGAGAACTTGCAAAGTTTTGAGGCAACTCCAACTGGAGAAGAGCAGTgtgaaaaagagaaggaagCTGCAGAGTCAGTGTCAGAGCTAGCAATCGAGGGTGAAGATGAGATGAGCAATGAAGTGCATCAAAGTGGAGAAGAGCAGTgtgaaaaagagaaggaaaaagcaGAGTCAGTGTCAGAGCTTACGATTGAGGGTGAGGATGAGAAGAGCATTGAAGTGCATCAAAATGTTGTGTCCTCAATCGAGGAAGCTGATGAGCCTGGGCAAAGCTCTGAAACGCCACTTCTGCAGAATGAGTCCTCAGGCGCAGGCGCTGATTTTGTTCCAGCTCATGATGACAGGCTTGAAAGTGAATCAACTGAGCTTCCGCTAGGAGTACTTGGCGAAAGCAAGAATCACAGAGAGATTGATGGGGAAACAAGCAAAGATGGTGATTTCAAGCAGCCAGTGGAAGGGCTTGTTGAAGAACATATTGCGCCAGAATTCCATGAAGACACCGCTggtgaagaaaataaagagcACATTGCTTCAGAATCACATGAAGACACCCTaggtaaagaaaataaagagcATGTCGAATTGCACAAGTTATTGAATCTTCCCCCTAGTGAAGTTAATGTCCAATCAGACGCAGAAGAAACTAGTCCAACCAATGAACCTTTGAACAACTGCAAGTTGGATATCAAGTCTAGAACAGAGGAGGAAGTGGATGACAAAGCTGATGGAGGTGCAGTTCTTCCACCAGAGAATGTCAATGCTGCCATGTGCAAGTCTTCAGAAGCCTCTGATAAGGAGATAGTTCTAATACCGGAATCTTGCAAGGGAGAGGTTGCAGCTTGCAACATCTTACGTGATGATTTTCAGAATGATACTAAAACCTCAGCAGAAGAGGTACTAGATGCACCTACAGAAAATGAAACACCTTGTCAGCCGCCTCGAGAAGGTATCTCAGAGCAGGAAATAAGTCCCATCAATGAGACTGTAAACACTTATGAGGCGGCAATTATAACTAAAGTCAAGGAGACGGCTGAAGACAAATCTGAAGTGGACAAAGCTGATTCGGGTGAGTGCTACTGCTACACTCGACAAACAGAAAGTGTCTATGCAGGCATATATGATCATGAAGGTCAAATGATGGAAGCTTGTCGGGAAGAGAACGAAACGCGGTTAGACACAACAGCAATGGAAGCCTCAACCAGAAAAGGTCGAGAAGATATCACGGAGCACTCTTTGCCACCAAAAGATCTGGAAGAGCAGGGCCTTGAAGATGCGATTGACAATGAGGACCAAAATACTACTCATGATGGGATGGATGTCGCCTCAGATGGAGCTAAAGACATGTCCATTACTCAGGTTGATCCTAGTGTGAGGCAGGTTTCACCTGCAAAGGATGAGCTAACCGAGAACAATAAGAAACTGATGGAAGAGAATGAAAGGTTGAGAGACATGATGcagaaattgataaaatcagGTGAAGAGCAGCTGACTGCGATATCGAGTCTCTCAGGACGAGTTAAGGATTTGGAGAGGAGACTATcaaggaagaagaaattgaAGTTGAAACAATGTAAAGCGCCAAGATCATCGGCTGATGGCTCTGCCAAACAGAGAACTCTTGGGGTGGCCATGTAA